In Palaemon carinicauda isolate YSFRI2023 chromosome 18, ASM3689809v2, whole genome shotgun sequence, a genomic segment contains:
- the LOC137657984 gene encoding cuticle protein 7-like: protein MVILFSDKLIYLQVTLLCLAAVALARPDKPAPAGYGYAPPTPAYAPPQPSYSAPQPSYSAPQPSYEKKEEGMPFDFEYAVRDDYKGLDFDHDSNSDGKVVNGQYRVLLPDGRTQIVTYTADHHNGYQAEVTYEGEAQYPQPQPYNPAPSYSAPAPSYSAPAPTYEQPKPSYGVPH, encoded by the exons ATGGTCATTCTCTTTTCTG ACAAACTAATTTATCTCCAGGTAACTCTGCTGTGTTTGGCGGCCGTGGCTTTGGCCCGCCCTGACAAGCCTGCCCCAGCTGGGTATGGGTATGCCCCACCAACACCAGCATACGCCCCACCTCAGCCATCCTACTCAGCCCCTCAACCATCCTATTCAGCCCCTCAACCATCCTACGAGAAAAAAGAG GAGGGTATGCCCTTTGACTTCGAGTACGCCGTCAGGGATGACTACAAGGGTCTCGACTTCGACCACGACTCCAACTCTGACGGCAAGGTCGTCAACGGTCAGTACCGCGTCCtcctccccgacggtcgcactcagatcgtcacttacaccgccgatcaccacaacggataccaggctgaggtcacttacgagggcgAGGCCCAGTACCCACAACCCCAGCCCTACAACCCAGCCCCTTCATACTCAGCCCCTGCTCCCTCATACTCAGCCCCAGCCCCAACTTATGAACAACCCAAGCCCTCATACGGTGTTCCACACTGA
- the LOC137657985 gene encoding cuticle protein 7-like → MYTKVSLLCLAAVALARPDKPAPAGYGYAPPTPAYAPPQPSYSAPQPSYSAPQPSYEKKEEGMPFDFEYAVKDDYKGLDFDHNSNSDGKVVNGQYRVLLPDGRTQIVTYTADHHNGYQAEVTYEGEAQYPQPQPYNPAPSYSAPAPSYSAPVPTYEQPKPSYGIPH, encoded by the exons ATGTACACGAAG GTAAGTCTGCTGTGTTTGGCGGCCGTGGCTTTGGCCCGCCCTGACAAGCCTGCCCCAGCTGGGTATGGGTATGCCCCACCAACACCAGCATACGCCCCACCTCAGCCATCCTACTCAGCCCCTCAACCATCCTATTCAGCCCCTCAACCATCCTACGAGAAAAAAGAG GAGGGTATGCCCTTCGACTTCGAgtacgccgtcaaggacgactacaAGGGTCTCGACTTCGACCACAACTCCAACTCTGACGGCAAGGTCGTCAACGGTCAGTACCGCGTCCtcctccccgacggtcgcactcagatcgtcacttacaccgccgatcaccacaacggataccaggctgaggtcacttacgagggcgAGGCCCAGTACCCACAACCCCAGCCCTACAACCCAGCCCCTTCATACTCAGCCCCTGCTCCCTCATACTCAGCCCCAGTCCCAACTTATGAACAACCCAAGCCCTCATACGGTATTCCACACTGA
- the LOC137657986 gene encoding cuticle protein 7-like, with product MNTKFQVTLLCLAAVALARPDKPAPAGYGYAPPTPAYAPPQPSYSAPQPSYSAPQPSYEKKEEGMPFDFKYAVRDDYKGLDFDHDSNSDGKVVNGQYRVLLPDGRTQIVTYTADHHNGYQAEVTYEGEAQYPQPQPYKPAPSYSAPAPTYEQPKPSYGVPH from the exons ATGAACACGAAG TTCCAGGTAACTCTGCTGTGTTTGGCAGCCGTGGCTTTGGCCCGCCCTGACAAGCCTGCCCCAGCTGGGTATGGGTATGCCCCACCAACACCAGCATACGCCCCACCTCAGCCATCCTACTCAGCCCCTCAACCATCCTATTCAGCCCCTCAACCATCCTACGAGAAAAAAGAG GAGGGTATGCCCTTCGACTTCAAGTACGCCGTCAGGGATGACTACAAGGGTCTCGACTTCGACCACGACTCCAACTCCGACGGCAAGGTGGTCAACGGTCAGTACCGCGTCCtcctccccgacggtcgcactcagatcgtcacttacaccgccgatcaccacaacggataccaggctgaggtcacttacgagggagaggCCCAGTACCCACAACCCCAGCCCTACAAGCCAGCCCCTTCATACTCAGCCCCAGCCCCGACTTACGAACAACCCAAGCCATCGTACGGTGTTCCACACTGA